Proteins from a genomic interval of Acanthochromis polyacanthus isolate Apoly-LR-REF ecotype Palm Island chromosome 24, KAUST_Apoly_ChrSc, whole genome shotgun sequence:
- the LOC127532704 gene encoding zinc finger protein 883-like isoform X1, which produces MNEKYQSDKVTMCSVEYLRELISDRLAAAAGEIFSEFEKTIVQYQEEIDRQRRLLDVIWKPHIPLQPIELPQSYVCENEKTVVDHQPHDQERNSMVDHEDPEPPRITDQQEEFCTSQDQSNPEISQIKMEQEELCTSLDQSNPGLPQIKVEQDELCSSQEEELIGLKQETDTFEVTPADEESDHSEPKPNSDQLLFHISCVAESPDQEGCKDVDSGSTRCIEQKPRHQSNNSHSNDVDNAPTSARQCDNDKATKSATCKVCGKAFSCKSDLIKHHKTHTGEKPYSCETCGKSFSQRVHLTVHMRCHTGEKPYVCGTCEKSFSQRTSLTDHMRLHTGEKPYSCGTCGKSFSKRVHLTVHMRCHTGEKPYVCGTCEKSFSQQTSLTDHMRCHTGEKPYSCGTCEKSFSQRTSLTDHMRCHTGEKPYSCGTCEKSFSQRTSLTDHMRCHTGEKPYSCGTCEKSFSQRTSLTDHMRLHTGEKPYSCGTCEKSFSQRTSLTEHMRRHTGEKPYVCHICGKRFSGSSAHNRHMAVHKMGKPYSCGTCGKSFSRQDHLTVHLRRHTGEKPYSCGTCGKSFKYSYQLKAHMRIHTAEKS; this is translated from the exons atgaatgagaaatatcagagcgataaagtaacgatgtgttcagttgagtatctgagagagttgatcagcgacagactagctgctgctgctggagaaatattctcagagtttgaaaaaaccatcgtccagtaccaggaggagatcgatcgtcagcgcagactgctggatgtcatctggaaaccacacatccccttacaGCCCAtag agctcccacagtcttatgtctgtgagaatgagaagactgttgttgaccatcagccccatgaccaggagagaaactccatggtggaccatgaggacccagagcctccACGGATTACAGATCAGCAGGAGGAATTCTGCACCAGtcaggaccaatcaaacccagagatttctcaaattaaaatggaacaggaagaattgtgcaccagtctggaccaatcaaacccagggttaccacaaattaaagtggaacaggatgaactctgctccagtcaggaggaagagttaattggattgaaacaggagactgatacctttgaggtgactcctgctgatgaggaaagtgaccacagtgaaccaaaaccaaacagtgatcagctcctgtttcacatctcttgtgtagctgagagcccagatcaggaaggatgcaaggatgtagactcaggatcaactagatgtatcgagcagaaaccaagacatcagagtaacaacagtcacagtaatgatgtagacaatgctccaacatcagcgagacagtgtgataatgacaaggcaaCAAAATCTGCAACTTGCAAagtctgtggaaaagcttttagttgtaaatcagatttaatcaaacatcacaaaacccacacaggtgagaagccatattcttgtgaaacctgtggaaaaagcttcagtcaacgggtCCATTTGACTGttcacatgagatgtcacacaggtgagaagccgtatgtttgtggaacctgtgaaaaaagctttagtcaacggacctctttgactgaccacatgagacttcacacaggtgagaagccatattcttgtggaacctgtggaaaaagcttcagtaaaCGGGTCCATTTGACTGttcacatgagatgtcacacaggtgagaagccgtatgtttgtggaacctgtgaaaaaagctttagtcaacagacctctttgactgaccacatgagatgtcacacaggtgagaagccatattcttgtggaacctgtgaaaaaagctttagtcaacggacctctttgactgaccacatgagatgtcacacaggtgagaagccatattcttgtggaacctgtgaaaaaagctttagtcaacggacctctttgactgaccacatgagatgtcacacaggtgagaagccatattcttgtggaacctgtgaaaaaagctttagtcaacggacctctttgactgaccacatgagacttcacacaggtgagaagccatattcttgtggaacctgtgaaaaaagctttagtcaacggacctctttgactgaacacatgagacgtcacacaggtgagaaaccatatgtttgtcacatttgtggaaaaagattttctggttcatcagcacataataggcacatggcagttcacaaaatgggaaaaccatattcttgtggaacctgtggtaAAAGCTTTAGTCGACAGGACCATTTGACTGTCCACTTaagacgtcacacaggtgagaagccatattcttgtggaacctgtggaaaaagctttaaataTAGTTATCAATTAAAagcccacatgagaatccacacagctgagaagtcctga
- the LOC127532704 gene encoding zinc finger protein 37 homolog isoform X7: MNEKYQSDKVTMCSVEYLRELISDRLAAAAGEIFSEFEKTIVQYQEEIDRQRRLLDVIWKPHIPLQPIELPQSYVCENEKTVVDHQPHDQERNSMVDHEDPEPPRITDQQEEFCTSQDQSNPEISQIKMEQEELCTSLDQSNPGLPQIKVEQDELCSSQEEELIGLKQETDTFEVTPADEESDHSEPKPNSDQLLFHISCVAESPDQEGCKDVDSGSTRCIEQKPRHQSNNSHSNDVDNAPTSARQCDNDKATKSATCKVCGKAFSCKSDLIKHHKTHTGEKPYSCETCGKSFSQRVHLTVHMRCHTGEKPYVCGTCEKSFSQRTSLTDHMRLHTGEKPYSCGTCGKSFSKRVHLTVHMRCHTGEKPYVCGTCEKSFSQQTSLTDHMRCHTGEKPYSCGTCEKSFSQRTSLTEHMRRHTGEKPYVCHICGKRFSGSSAHNRHMAVHKMGKPYSCGTCGKSFSRQDHLTVHLRRHTGEKPYSCGTCGKSFKYSYQLKAHMRIHTAEKS, encoded by the exons atgaatgagaaatatcagagcgataaagtaacgatgtgttcagttgagtatctgagagagttgatcagcgacagactagctgctgctgctggagaaatattctcagagtttgaaaaaaccatcgtccagtaccaggaggagatcgatcgtcagcgcagactgctggatgtcatctggaaaccacacatccccttacaGCCCAtag agctcccacagtcttatgtctgtgagaatgagaagactgttgttgaccatcagccccatgaccaggagagaaactccatggtggaccatgaggacccagagcctccACGGATTACAGATCAGCAGGAGGAATTCTGCACCAGtcaggaccaatcaaacccagagatttctcaaattaaaatggaacaggaagaattgtgcaccagtctggaccaatcaaacccagggttaccacaaattaaagtggaacaggatgaactctgctccagtcaggaggaagagttaattggattgaaacaggagactgatacctttgaggtgactcctgctgatgaggaaagtgaccacagtgaaccaaaaccaaacagtgatcagctcctgtttcacatctcttgtgtagctgagagcccagatcaggaaggatgcaaggatgtagactcaggatcaactagatgtatcgagcagaaaccaagacatcagagtaacaacagtcacagtaatgatgtagacaatgctccaacatcagcgagacagtgtgataatgacaaggcaaCAAAATCTGCAACTTGCAAagtctgtggaaaagcttttagttgtaaatcagatttaatcaaacatcacaaaacccacacaggtgagaagccatattcttgtgaaacctgtggaaaaagcttcagtcaacgggtCCATTTGACTGttcacatgagatgtcacacaggtgagaagccgtatgtttgtggaacctgtgaaaaaagctttagtcaacggacctctttgactgaccacatgagacttcacacaggtgagaagccatattcttgtggaacctgtggaaaaagcttcagtaaaCGGGTCCATTTGACTGttcacatgagatgtcacacaggtgagaagccgtatgtttgtggaacctgtgaaaaaagctttagtcaacagacctctttgactgaccacatgagatgtcacacag gtgagaagccatattcttgtggaacctgtgaaaaaagctttagtcaacggacctctttgactgaacacatgagacgtcacacaggtgagaaaccatatgtttgtcacatttgtggaaaaagattttctggttcatcagcacataataggcacatggcagttcacaaaatgggaaaaccatattcttgtggaacctgtggtaAAAGCTTTAGTCGACAGGACCATTTGACTGTCCACTTaagacgtcacacaggtgagaagccatattcttgtggaacctgtggaaaaagctttaaataTAGTTATCAATTAAAagcccacatgagaatccacacagctgagaagtcctga
- the LOC127532704 gene encoding zinc finger protein 37 homolog isoform X6, with amino-acid sequence MNEKYQSDKVTMCSVEYLRELISDRLAAAAGEIFSEFEKTIVQYQEEIDRQRRLLDVIWKPHIPLQPIELPQSYVCENEKTVVDHQPHDQERNSMVDHEDPEPPRITDQQEEFCTSQDQSNPEISQIKMEQEELCTSLDQSNPGLPQIKVEQDELCSSQEEELIGLKQETDTFEVTPADEESDHSEPKPNSDQLLFHISCVAESPDQEGCKDVDSGSTRCIEQKPRHQSNNSHSNDVDNAPTSARQCDNDKATKSATCKVCGKAFSCKSDLIKHHKTHTGEKPYSCETCGKSFSQRVHLTVHMRCHTGEKPYVCGTCEKSFSQRTSLTDHMRLHTGEKPYSCGTCGKSFSKRVHLTVHMRCHTGEKPYSCGTCEKSFSQRTSLTDHMRCHTGEKPYSCGTCEKSFSQRTSLTDHMRCHTGEKPYVCHICGKRFSGSSAHNRHMAVHKMGKPYSCGTCGKSFSRQDHLTVHLRRHTGEKPYSCGTCGKSFKYSYQLKAHMRIHTAEKS; translated from the exons atgaatgagaaatatcagagcgataaagtaacgatgtgttcagttgagtatctgagagagttgatcagcgacagactagctgctgctgctggagaaatattctcagagtttgaaaaaaccatcgtccagtaccaggaggagatcgatcgtcagcgcagactgctggatgtcatctggaaaccacacatccccttacaGCCCAtag agctcccacagtcttatgtctgtgagaatgagaagactgttgttgaccatcagccccatgaccaggagagaaactccatggtggaccatgaggacccagagcctccACGGATTACAGATCAGCAGGAGGAATTCTGCACCAGtcaggaccaatcaaacccagagatttctcaaattaaaatggaacaggaagaattgtgcaccagtctggaccaatcaaacccagggttaccacaaattaaagtggaacaggatgaactctgctccagtcaggaggaagagttaattggattgaaacaggagactgatacctttgaggtgactcctgctgatgaggaaagtgaccacagtgaaccaaaaccaaacagtgatcagctcctgtttcacatctcttgtgtagctgagagcccagatcaggaaggatgcaaggatgtagactcaggatcaactagatgtatcgagcagaaaccaagacatcagagtaacaacagtcacagtaatgatgtagacaatgctccaacatcagcgagacagtgtgataatgacaaggcaaCAAAATCTGCAACTTGCAAagtctgtggaaaagcttttagttgtaaatcagatttaatcaaacatcacaaaacccacacaggtgagaagccatattcttgtgaaacctgtggaaaaagcttcagtcaacgggtCCATTTGACTGttcacatgagatgtcacacaggtgagaagccgtatgtttgtggaacctgtgaaaaaagctttagtcaacggacctctttgactgaccacatgagacttcacacaggtgagaagccatattcttgtggaacctgtggaaaaagcttcagtaaaCGGGTCCATTTGACTGttcacatgagatgtcacacag gtgagaagccatattcttgtggaacctgtgaaaaaagctttagtcaacggacctctttgactgaccacatgagatgtcacacaggtgagaagccatattcttgtggaacctgtgaaaaaagctttagtcaacggacctctttgactgaccacatgagatgtcacacag gtgagaaaccatatgtttgtcacatttgtggaaaaagattttctggttcatcagcacataataggcacatggcagttcacaaaatgggaaaaccatattcttgtggaacctgtggtaAAAGCTTTAGTCGACAGGACCATTTGACTGTCCACTTaagacgtcacacaggtgagaagccatattcttgtggaacctgtggaaaaagctttaaataTAGTTATCAATTAAAagcccacatgagaatccacacagctgagaagtcctga
- the LOC127532704 gene encoding zinc finger protein OZF-like isoform X3, giving the protein MNEKYQSDKVTMCSVEYLRELISDRLAAAAGEIFSEFEKTIVQYQEEIDRQRRLLDVIWKPHIPLQPIELPQSYVCENEKTVVDHQPHDQERNSMVDHEDPEPPRITDQQEEFCTSQDQSNPEISQIKMEQEELCTSLDQSNPGLPQIKVEQDELCSSQEEELIGLKQETDTFEVTPADEESDHSEPKPNSDQLLFHISCVAESPDQEGCKDVDSGSTRCIEQKPRHQSNNSHSNDVDNAPTSARQCDNDKATKSATCKVCGKAFSCKSDLIKHHKTHTGEKPYSCETCGKSFSQRVHLTVHMRCHTGEKPYVCGTCEKSFSQRTSLTDHMRLHTGEKPYSCGTCEKSFSQRTSLTDHMRCHTGEKPYSCGTCEKSFSQRTSLTDHMRCHTGEKPYSCGTCEKSFSQRTSLTDHMRLHTGEKPYSCGTCEKSFSQRTSLTEHMRRHTGEKPYVCHICGKRFSGSSAHNRHMAVHKMGKPYSCGTCGKSFSRQDHLTVHLRRHTGEKPYSCGTCGKSFKYSYQLKAHMRIHTAEKS; this is encoded by the exons atgaatgagaaatatcagagcgataaagtaacgatgtgttcagttgagtatctgagagagttgatcagcgacagactagctgctgctgctggagaaatattctcagagtttgaaaaaaccatcgtccagtaccaggaggagatcgatcgtcagcgcagactgctggatgtcatctggaaaccacacatccccttacaGCCCAtag agctcccacagtcttatgtctgtgagaatgagaagactgttgttgaccatcagccccatgaccaggagagaaactccatggtggaccatgaggacccagagcctccACGGATTACAGATCAGCAGGAGGAATTCTGCACCAGtcaggaccaatcaaacccagagatttctcaaattaaaatggaacaggaagaattgtgcaccagtctggaccaatcaaacccagggttaccacaaattaaagtggaacaggatgaactctgctccagtcaggaggaagagttaattggattgaaacaggagactgatacctttgaggtgactcctgctgatgaggaaagtgaccacagtgaaccaaaaccaaacagtgatcagctcctgtttcacatctcttgtgtagctgagagcccagatcaggaaggatgcaaggatgtagactcaggatcaactagatgtatcgagcagaaaccaagacatcagagtaacaacagtcacagtaatgatgtagacaatgctccaacatcagcgagacagtgtgataatgacaaggcaaCAAAATCTGCAACTTGCAAagtctgtggaaaagcttttagttgtaaatcagatttaatcaaacatcacaaaacccacacaggtgagaagccatattcttgtgaaacctgtggaaaaagcttcagtcaacgggtCCATTTGACTGttcacatgagatgtcacacaggtgagaagccgtatgtttgtggaacctgtgaaaaaagctttagtcaacggacctctttgactgaccacatgagacttcacacag gtgagaagccatattcttgtggaacctgtgaaaaaagctttagtcaacggacctctttgactgaccacatgagatgtcacacaggtgagaagccatattcttgtggaacctgtgaaaaaagctttagtcaacggacctctttgactgaccacatgagatgtcacacaggtgagaagccatattcttgtggaacctgtgaaaaaagctttagtcaacggacctctttgactgaccacatgagacttcacacaggtgagaagccatattcttgtggaacctgtgaaaaaagctttagtcaacggacctctttgactgaacacatgagacgtcacacaggtgagaaaccatatgtttgtcacatttgtggaaaaagattttctggttcatcagcacataataggcacatggcagttcacaaaatgggaaaaccatattcttgtggaacctgtggtaAAAGCTTTAGTCGACAGGACCATTTGACTGTCCACTTaagacgtcacacaggtgagaagccatattcttgtggaacctgtggaaaaagctttaaataTAGTTATCAATTAAAagcccacatgagaatccacacagctgagaagtcctga
- the LOC127532704 gene encoding zinc finger protein 883-like isoform X5: MNEKYQSDKVTMCSVEYLRELISDRLAAAAGEIFSEFEKTIVQYQEEIDRQRRLLDVIWKPHIPLQPIELPQSYVCENEKTVVDHQPHDQERNSMVDHEDPEPPRITDQQEEFCTSQDQSNPEISQIKMEQEELCTSLDQSNPGLPQIKVEQDELCSSQEEELIGLKQETDTFEVTPADEESDHSEPKPNSDQLLFHISCVAESPDQEGCKDVDSGSTRCIEQKPRHQSNNSHSNDVDNAPTSARQCDNDKATKSATCKVCGKAFSCKSDLIKHHKTHTGEKPYSCETCGKSFSQRVHLTVHMRCHTGEKPYVCGTCEKSFSQRTSLTDHMRLHTGEKPYSCGTCGKSFSKRVHLTVHMRCHTGEKPYSCGTCEKSFSQRTSLTDHMRCHTGEKPYSCGTCEKSFSQRTSLTDHMRCHTGEKPYSCGTCEKSFSQRTSLTEHMRRHTGEKPYVCHICGKRFSGSSAHNRHMAVHKMGKPYSCGTCGKSFSRQDHLTVHLRRHTGEKPYSCGTCGKSFKYSYQLKAHMRIHTAEKS; the protein is encoded by the exons atgaatgagaaatatcagagcgataaagtaacgatgtgttcagttgagtatctgagagagttgatcagcgacagactagctgctgctgctggagaaatattctcagagtttgaaaaaaccatcgtccagtaccaggaggagatcgatcgtcagcgcagactgctggatgtcatctggaaaccacacatccccttacaGCCCAtag agctcccacagtcttatgtctgtgagaatgagaagactgttgttgaccatcagccccatgaccaggagagaaactccatggtggaccatgaggacccagagcctccACGGATTACAGATCAGCAGGAGGAATTCTGCACCAGtcaggaccaatcaaacccagagatttctcaaattaaaatggaacaggaagaattgtgcaccagtctggaccaatcaaacccagggttaccacaaattaaagtggaacaggatgaactctgctccagtcaggaggaagagttaattggattgaaacaggagactgatacctttgaggtgactcctgctgatgaggaaagtgaccacagtgaaccaaaaccaaacagtgatcagctcctgtttcacatctcttgtgtagctgagagcccagatcaggaaggatgcaaggatgtagactcaggatcaactagatgtatcgagcagaaaccaagacatcagagtaacaacagtcacagtaatgatgtagacaatgctccaacatcagcgagacagtgtgataatgacaaggcaaCAAAATCTGCAACTTGCAAagtctgtggaaaagcttttagttgtaaatcagatttaatcaaacatcacaaaacccacacaggtgagaagccatattcttgtgaaacctgtggaaaaagcttcagtcaacgggtCCATTTGACTGttcacatgagatgtcacacaggtgagaagccgtatgtttgtggaacctgtgaaaaaagctttagtcaacggacctctttgactgaccacatgagacttcacacaggtgagaagccatattcttgtggaacctgtggaaaaagcttcagtaaaCGGGTCCATTTGACTGttcacatgagatgtcacacag gtgagaagccatattcttgtggaacctgtgaaaaaagctttagtcaacggacctctttgactgaccacatgagatgtcacacaggtgagaagccatattcttgtggaacctgtgaaaaaagctttagtcaacggacctctttgactgaccacatgagatgtcacacag gtgagaagccatattcttgtggaacctgtgaaaaaagctttagtcaacggacctctttgactgaacacatgagacgtcacacaggtgagaaaccatatgtttgtcacatttgtggaaaaagattttctggttcatcagcacataataggcacatggcagttcacaaaatgggaaaaccatattcttgtggaacctgtggtaAAAGCTTTAGTCGACAGGACCATTTGACTGTCCACTTaagacgtcacacaggtgagaagccatattcttgtggaacctgtggaaaaagctttaaataTAGTTATCAATTAAAagcccacatgagaatccacacagctgagaagtcctga
- the LOC127532704 gene encoding zinc finger protein 391-like isoform X13, whose product MNEKYQSDKVTMCSVEYLRELISDRLAAAAGEIFSEFEKTIVQYQEEIDRQRRLLDVIWKPHIPLQPIELPQSYVCENEKTVVDHQPHDQERNSMVDHEDPEPPRITDQQEEFCTSQDQSNPEISQIKMEQEELCTSLDQSNPGLPQIKVEQDELCSSQEEELIGLKQETDTFEVTPADEESDHSEPKPNSDQLLFHISCVAESPDQEGCKDVDSGSTRCIEQKPRHQSNNSHSNDVDNAPTSARQCDNDKATKSATCKVCGKAFSCKSDLIKHHKTHTGEKPYSCETCGKSFSQRVHLTVHMRCHTGEKPYVCGTCEKSFSQRTSLTDHMRLHTGEKPYSCGTCEKSFSQRTSLTDHMRLHTGEKPYSCGTCEKSFSQRTSLTEHMRRHTGEKPYVCHICGKRFSGSSAHNRHMAVHKMGKPYSCGTCGKSFSRQDHLTVHLRRHTGEKPYSCGTCGKSFKYSYQLKAHMRIHTAEKS is encoded by the exons atgaatgagaaatatcagagcgataaagtaacgatgtgttcagttgagtatctgagagagttgatcagcgacagactagctgctgctgctggagaaatattctcagagtttgaaaaaaccatcgtccagtaccaggaggagatcgatcgtcagcgcagactgctggatgtcatctggaaaccacacatccccttacaGCCCAtag agctcccacagtcttatgtctgtgagaatgagaagactgttgttgaccatcagccccatgaccaggagagaaactccatggtggaccatgaggacccagagcctccACGGATTACAGATCAGCAGGAGGAATTCTGCACCAGtcaggaccaatcaaacccagagatttctcaaattaaaatggaacaggaagaattgtgcaccagtctggaccaatcaaacccagggttaccacaaattaaagtggaacaggatgaactctgctccagtcaggaggaagagttaattggattgaaacaggagactgatacctttgaggtgactcctgctgatgaggaaagtgaccacagtgaaccaaaaccaaacagtgatcagctcctgtttcacatctcttgtgtagctgagagcccagatcaggaaggatgcaaggatgtagactcaggatcaactagatgtatcgagcagaaaccaagacatcagagtaacaacagtcacagtaatgatgtagacaatgctccaacatcagcgagacagtgtgataatgacaaggcaaCAAAATCTGCAACTTGCAAagtctgtggaaaagcttttagttgtaaatcagatttaatcaaacatcacaaaacccacacaggtgagaagccatattcttgtgaaacctgtggaaaaagcttcagtcaacgggtCCATTTGACTGttcacatgagatgtcacacaggtgagaagccgtatgtttgtggaacctgtgaaaaaagctttagtcaacggacctctttgactgaccacatgagacttcacacag gtgagaagccatattcttgtggaacctgtgaaaaaagctttagtcaacggacctctttgactgaccacatgagacttcacacaggtgagaagccatattcttgtggaacctgtgaaaaaagctttagtcaacggacctctttgactgaacacatgagacgtcacacaggtgagaaaccatatgtttgtcacatttgtggaaaaagattttctggttcatcagcacataataggcacatggcagttcacaaaatgggaaaaccatattcttgtggaacctgtggtaAAAGCTTTAGTCGACAGGACCATTTGACTGTCCACTTaagacgtcacacaggtgagaagccatattcttgtggaacctgtggaaaaagctttaaataTAGTTATCAATTAAAagcccacatgagaatccacacagctgagaagtcctga